The DNA segment AGGCTCTCTGGCTTTTCGTCCGCGGAATCAAACACGCGCATTTCAAAAGGTTTGCCCTTGCTAAGCAGATAGGCGCTTACGCTGTTTGAAACGATCACCGAATACCGCCCGATCGACTCGCTCGGAATCAACACCGCGATTCTCTCTCCGTTCACCTGCGGCATCGAGAGATTCAAAAACGCCGCCAGCCGTTGATATTCGGCGCTAAGGCTGCCGTCGTCGTTGGCGTTATTGTAACGCGCTAAAAAGGAGAACTCTTTCTCTTCTTTTAATAGCCGCGCCAAACAACGCGCGTCGCAAGGCTGAGGCGAAACGTCGATCGCCTCGTTTGTGGCGGCGCCGATCGGAGAAAATAGTCTGGGCTGGCTCGGCTCTGCGAGTAGCGCGACGGAAACCATAATAAACGTCAACCACTTTTTCATAGCCCGTGATTATATGCATAGTTTGCTTCGCCGCGTAAAAAAATCGTAAATAACTAAAATTCGATAGATATACTAAACATTATTTAAGGAAAATAGGCGTATGATCGCCTGTTCCAAAATTCAAAGGAGGAAACATGAAAGGTTTGTTAGTTGGCGCAAATACGCTTTTCAGAGCGGCGATCGCCGCGGGAGTCCTGACGCTTAGCGCGTTCGCGGCGGCTCCTAGCGGTCCGCTGGTTACTACCGATTGGCTCGCCGACAATCTTAAAGACGCGAAGATTCGCGTTATCGAGGTGAGCGTAAATCCGGGCGTTTACGAGCGCGGTCATATTCCGGGCGCGGTTAATTTCTCGTGGCATACCGATCTTAACGACAAGGTAAAGCGCGACATTGTAAGCCGCGCCGATTTTGAGAAGTTGCTTTCTAAAACGGGCGTGGCGAGCGATACGACGGTTATTCTCTACGGCGACACAAATAATTGGTTCGCCGCGTGGGGCGCGTGGGTATTCGATATTTACGGCGTTAAGAACGTCAAGCTGCTAGACGGCGGGCGCGTAAAGTGGGAGAAGGAAAACAAGCCTCTCGACAACCGCGTTCCCGAATACAAGGCGACGAATTTCAAGGTCGCGGACATTAACGACGCGCTTCGCGCGCGCCTTACGGACGTGCTAAGCGTCGCAAAAGACGGCAAGAAAGCCAAACTGCTCGATATTCGATCGCCCGACGAATACGCGGGCAAGGTTTTCGCCCCCGCGGGCATTCAGGAGCTTAGCATTCGCGCTGGACATATTCCTGGCGCCGTGAACGTGCCTTGGGGCAAAGCGGTGAACGAAGACGGCACGTTTAAATCCAAGGCGGAACTCCAAGAGCTTTACGCGAGCGTGGGCGTGGACGGCAAGCTGCCGGTAATTACCTATTGCCGCATAGGGGAGCGCTCTAGCCACACTTGGTTCGCTCTGGCGAAGATTTTGGGATATAAAGCCAAAAACTACGACGGTTCTTGGACGGAATACGGCAACTCGGTAGGAGCGCCTATCGACAATCCCGCCGGCACGATCTGGGCGGCTAAATAGTCTTATCCTTAGAGGGTTTAGGATAAGCGACTTTTCTCGCGGGAGCGGTCGGCTCCCGCGTCAATTCCATCTCAAGTTGGTCGTATGTCTTGGCAGAAAATTACCGCGCCCGTTCTGATCGCCGCCTCTTGCGCTTTCGCCTATTATCTTAGCTTTGTCGAAGCGGGCAGAACGCCCTCTTTTGCTTTTGTCGTCGGATTTGTT comes from the Helicobacteraceae bacterium genome and includes:
- a CDS encoding sulfurtransferase, which encodes MKGLLVGANTLFRAAIAAGVLTLSAFAAAPSGPLVTTDWLADNLKDAKIRVIEVSVNPGVYERGHIPGAVNFSWHTDLNDKVKRDIVSRADFEKLLSKTGVASDTTVILYGDTNNWFAAWGAWVFDIYGVKNVKLLDGGRVKWEKENKPLDNRVPEYKATNFKVADINDALRARLTDVLSVAKDGKKAKLLDIRSPDEYAGKVFAPAGIQELSIRAGHIPGAVNVPWGKAVNEDGTFKSKAELQELYASVGVDGKLPVITYCRIGERSSHTWFALAKILGYKAKNYDGSWTEYGNSVGAPIDNPAGTIWAAK